The Streptococcus gwangjuense nucleotide sequence TAAAAAGCGTCGTTTCAAGTGCTATCATTGCTCTAAAATGATGGTCGCTGAGACTTCTATCGTCAAGAAAAATCATCAAATCCCTCGTATTATCAACCAAAAAATTGCGCAAAAGTTAATTGAAAAGACTTCTATGACTGACATTGCCCATCAGCTTTCCATTTCAACTTCAACTGTCATTCGTAAACTGAATGATTTTCACTTTAAGCATAACTTTAGCCAACTTCCTGAGATTATGTCCTGGGACGAGTATGCCTTTACCAAGGGAAAAATGAGTTTCATTGCACAAGACTTTGATAATCTCAACATTATCACCGTTCTTGAAGGTAGAACACAAGCTATCATCCGAAATCACTTTCTGCGCTACGATAGAGCCGTTCGTTGTCAGGTGAAAATCATTACGATGGATATGTTTAGCCCCTACTACGATATTGCCAGGAAACTTTTTCCTAACGCTAAAATCGTTCTCGACCGCTTTCACATTGTCCAACATCTCAGCCGTGCTATGAGTCGTGTCCGTGTCCAAATCATGAATCAATTTGAGCGAAAATCTCATGAATATAAGACCATCAAACGTTACTGGAAGCTCATTCAACAGGATAGTCGTAAACTGAGTGATAAACGTTTTTATCGCCCTACTTTTCGCATGCACTTAACAAATAAAGAAATTCTAGACAAGCTTTTGAGCTATTCAGAAGAGTTGAAACACCACTACAATCTCTATCAACTCTTACTTTTTCACTTTCAGAACGAGGAACCTGACAAATTCTTCGGACTTATTGAGGACAATCTAAAGCAGGTTCATCCTCTTTTTCAGACTGTCTTTAAAACCTTCCTCAAGGATAAAGAAAAGATTGTCAACGCCCTTCAACTACCCTATTCCAACGCCAAATTGGAAGCGACCAATAATCTCATCAAACTTATCAAGCGAAATGCCTTTGGTTTTCGGAACTTTGAAAACTTCAAAAAACGGATTTTTATCGCTCTCAATATCAAAAAAGAAAGGACGAAATGTGTCCTTTCTCGATCTTAGCTTTTCTTCAACCCACTACAGTTGACAAAGAGCCAAAATTAAAGCATTTTGTTGTAGAATTCAACGACAAGTGCTTCGTTGATTTCTGGGTTGATTTCGTCGCGTTCTGGTAAGCGAGTCAATGAACCTTCCAATTTTTCAGCGTCGAATGATACGAATGCTGGACGTCCAAGGGTAGCTTCTACTGCTTCAAGGATTGCTGGAACTTTCAATGATTTCTCACGAACTGAGATCACTTGACCTGGAGTTACGCGGTATGATGGGATATCAACGCGTTTTCCGTCAACAAGGATGTGACCGTGGTTTACGAATTGACGAGCTTGACGACGAGTAGTCGCAAGACCAAGACGGTAAACAACGTTATCCAAACGGCGTTCCAAAAGAAGCATGAAGTTGAAACCTAGGATTCCGCCTTTGATTTTTGTAGCTTGTACGAACAAGTTACGGAATTGTTTTTCACCTACACCGTAAGTGAAACGAAGTTTTTGTTTTTCAGCCAATTGCAAACCGTATTCTGACAATTTAGAACGGTTGTTTGGTCCGTGTTGTCCTGGTACGTAGTTACGACGTGCCAATTCTTTACCTGTACCTGTAAGTGAAAGGCCAAGGCGACGAGCTTGTTTCCAAGATGGTCCTGTATAACGTGACATGTGAATGCCCTCCTGATATAAATAATATTTCGGTGGAAATAGTCACTTAGAAAGCCCTGATTCGTGCAGATGCCCTTCGCCTAAACAGCCAAGGTTACTTATCATAAGACACCTGTTGACGAGCTTCATGCTTTCCTGCTGATATTTCACACAAAATCCATTTTACCATGAATGGCTAGATTTGTAAAGGGGTTTTAAGCTTTAGTAAGTGGTAAAATTTTTTAGAAAACCTCAAACCCTATGAGAGAGACCCCCAAGCAAGAAAAAAACTAGGATTTCCCTTGTCCCAGTCTTGACATTCTGCTCATTATGCTTTAACATAGAGTATGTAGACTGAGTAAGTTGGGGAAATAAAATTTCTTCTTTCGGTTTTTACTTACTCGGTGCCGTAAGGATTGCAGTCCTTACGGCTTTTTTATTTGCTTAAATTTGATATCATTATAGCACGTTTCATCCCCTGGTGCAACTATTTCTAAATATCAGGGTTTAAATTTCTTCCAGGTAATTTTCCCAGTTGGCATATATTGACTTGTTTTTTTGGACTCTAAGCGTCTAACCTCCCCACCAGATAGCCCTCTTTGCTCTTGAATTTGATCATAGTCAACAATCCAAGACCCCAATAATAATTCCCGAAGTTCGTCTTTATCAGCCAAGAGTATCATTTTACTCATTGCTTCTGCTCCTTTTTCTGTCCAATATTTTCCACCTCTCTTCATACGGTAAGTAATTTTACGATGCTGACTTTCCATTATACCTATTCCAGAATGCGAAAGGCCTCTCAATTCTGCAGGCTTGGTATATTGAAAATTTTGAAGAAGGCGCCGTTTAAATTTATAGAACTGTTCTATCTCTTCCTGATTCTCTATTAAAGCCTCTGTCGTATCTAAAACACTACGTAATAAACTTTTATCATGCCTTTGAATCGCTTGAAATGCTTTTTCTAAAAGCTCTGATGGATAAGAATTGAAAAAGCTCTTTAAACTATGATTAAGATGATATTCGTCCCAAAAATGCTCATGGCGACTTACTCTGAGTATCTTTGCCATTTCTTTAAAGACATACGGTGTATAGCCATGCCCTCCATCTGAATTAGTGACAAAAATAGTTTCTTTACTAATCTCGAAAGTATTAGTTAAATAGTCTATTACCTGCTCTCTCACTAAACGATTTTTGGGTGAAATAAATTCCTTTTTGTTTTGCAGTTCAAATCTCTTACTCCCTATCTTTTTGCTTCCTGTATGTACGACAAAATGAGAAAGATCTATACGGCGATTATTTAGATTTTTATCACTTGATTTTACCATTACACCATCTCCCTCTACGTAGATGACATCTACTTTCTCTTTTATTTCGTTTGATTCTTGATAAGACTGGTAACTTTCCTGTTTCTTCAACAAATCAGCGCATAGTTTAACTGCCTTAACGACTGTAGGTTTTGTAATTACAATATTATAAGTCATTTCAATCACTTGTATCACTTTTCCATAAGACATCATAGTAGATAATTTAGCTATTTGGTACATAAATTCTCTGGAATATCTAGTATTTCTCTCTAAACCCAATTTATCATCAACAGGAATTATCCAGTTATCTCCTTTTTTCCAACGCCTTCTCCTAAAAGTAAATTCCCCAAATGTAAAAGCTACTGTTCGCTCCATTGAATGAATACAGGTATAACCTCTTCGCTTCATGATAGGCACTTGTGAATCATCATAAGATTTTATCCAATTTAAAAAATCTTTACCGCTACTCTCTAATAAATTCTCCTTGAATAAACGTTCATCTAGCACCTGCCACAACCTCCTTTAGTACAATAGAGCTATTGTACAAGTCAGGTAGAACTTTAGGCAAATTTATTTTAATTCTACAAAAAACTCCTGATATAAATCAGGAGTTAAAGATATAGGTACAAACTATTAAATCTAACAAACAAATACAATGTTAGTAGTTTGCCATTTTTTCAAAAAAACGTCAACATTAATTATCATCTTCTTCACTCTCAGCGCCAGTGATATGACGTCCTCCCTGCATACGCTGTCCTGCTTGTTGCATTTGTTGGTTCATGTAATTCATTTGATTCATGCTCTGTTGAAATTTTTGTTGAGAAGGATCAGGCTGTGCTGATGGTTGTGTCGATTCTGAAACTGGTGCCTCTGCAGGTGGATTTGGATCTTGAATTGGGGACTCCATTCCTTCAGCTGAAGAAGTTGGATCGACAATAGGTGCATCCGTTGTTCCTGGATCGATTGGAGGTTCAGGAATATCAATTGGGCCAGGCTGACCAATTCCAGGAACAGCATCATTTTTCAGAGCGTTATAGGTCGCATTTTGAGCAGAGACAGCCTTATCATCCAGCTTATCTAAAACGTTGCCTACTGCCCCTTTCGTATTTTGCATGGCTTCAAAAGTTTTCCATTCTGCCAAATCAACCATATTGCTTACACCACCTTTGGCCGCATTCATCAAGCCCTGGTCTTTTACAGAGTTCCAAGCACCTTGAATACCACCTCCAGTTCTGGCAAGGCTATTCCCTAGGATCTGGCTTCCTTTAGATAAGGCATCTGGAGCTTTTTGTGCCATATCCATACCAAATTGACCAAGTGCCATACCCCCATTAAAGACACCACCTGCTCCAGCCGCAAAGGCATTGCCCATCATCATAGCCCCAAGCAATTGTTGAGCTGTTTCACTGTGACCTGTCGAAACTCCAAGCCAACGCTCAATCATGGCCACTCCTTGCATGGATGCAAAGAATACTCCAACATAAACTACACAGGCTGCTATCATTTGTTCCCAACTATTAAGGCCTTCAAAGAACCCTCCAGAAAGCTTCGCTACAGCTGAGACAGATAGAACTGGTAAATCTCGGAAAATCTCAAGCGTTACACGCATAATGATCACCTCAAAAAAGATACCTGCTCCAGCACCGCCAATTGTTCTTAATAATTCCTTATATTTTTTAGAGTTAGAAAGTGAAGTATAACCGACTAGAGGTGAAATAAGTGCTTCAATAAGAATATCAAAAATAGATTTTACGAGTTTAATGGCCATACTCGTTAAAAGAATAATCAAAATAAAATACTGAGCAAACATCCCAATCCAATTGACTTTATAACGCATATATACTGGTTCAAAAGCATTTAACCCCTTTACAATGCGATGTTCATCAACAGCTAGAATGCCATTTTGAGTTGCATTTAATTGATGAAGAAAGAGTCCTTTTAATCCCTTTTGTTTTGCCTCAAGAGCATCTAATAGAACTGTATCAGTCGCTCCAAATGTGGCACTAAAATCAATTCGTGAAGCAAAATCAGAGGTATCACGTTTATCTGGACTATCTGTAATATTATTAAGAGGAGTCGAACCTTCCTGAATAGGTTTAATAAAGCCATAGTCATCCATTGGGAAAAGTTCTGTTGAAAAATCCTTATCAATTAAAACTTTCAAATCTACAACATTATTTTTCATAGGTTGAATAGCTAGAGAAGAGAAATACTTTGAATTGTCTCCTGAGGCACTCTCTACTTTCTGAACACTCTGCACATCTTCAGAAATGGCCGTAGATATTGTCGTTAAAGCCAACGGTAAAGCTGAAGATACTAGGGTCACCATCAAAAAATTTAAGATTACATTTTTATATTTAACTGGTTTTGTAAAAACTCCTGTAACAGCTGATACAACGAGTATTAAGGCAAACAGAGAAGTTCCAATTACCTGAAACCAGTAAAAAAATTGACCAATGACTGTCTTCTGATCCCCCAGATATCCGAAAAGTCCAAAAAGCTTAAATAAATTGTTAAAAACATGTTCTAGACTAGCAGTTATAAAATACAGGCCTTTAGCCAAAGAACCCCATAAACTAGATAAAAACGCTAAATAAGCTGGTGTTGGTTCCAGGTAATTGCTCCAATACTTATAAAATTCAACTAAAGGAGCCGAACGTTCATCTGTTATTGGAATCTTATCATGTAAATCATTATGTGTTGAGAAACTTCCTATCAAATCTGAAAAAGTACTATACTTCATTACTATCTCCTTTTTATTACTATCATAAAGAATAATAAAAAAGTTTGTAGTAAAGGGACAAACCTC carries:
- a CDS encoding ISL3 family transposase, which codes for MEQLHFITKLLDIKDPNVQFMDIINRDTHKEIIAKLDYEAPSCPDCGSQMKKYDFQKPSKIPYLETTGMPTRILLKKRRFKCYHCSKMMVAETSIVKKNHQIPRIINQKIAQKLIEKTSMTDIAHQLSISTSTVIRKLNDFHFKHNFSQLPEIMSWDEYAFTKGKMSFIAQDFDNLNIITVLEGRTQAIIRNHFLRYDRAVRCQVKIITMDMFSPYYDIARKLFPNAKIVLDRFHIVQHLSRAMSRVRVQIMNQFERKSHEYKTIKRYWKLIQQDSRKLSDKRFYRPTFRMHLTNKEILDKLLSYSEELKHHYNLYQLLLFHFQNEEPDKFFGLIEDNLKQVHPLFQTVFKTFLKDKEKIVNALQLPYSNAKLEATNNLIKLIKRNAFGFRNFENFKKRIFIALNIKKERTKCVLSRS
- the rpsD gene encoding 30S ribosomal protein S4, yielding MSRYTGPSWKQARRLGLSLTGTGKELARRNYVPGQHGPNNRSKLSEYGLQLAEKQKLRFTYGVGEKQFRNLFVQATKIKGGILGFNFMLLLERRLDNVVYRLGLATTRRQARQFVNHGHILVDGKRVDIPSYRVTPGQVISVREKSLKVPAILEAVEATLGRPAFVSFDAEKLEGSLTRLPERDEINPEINEALVVEFYNKML
- a CDS encoding ISLre2 family transposase, which translates into the protein MLDERLFKENLLESSGKDFLNWIKSYDDSQVPIMKRRGYTCIHSMERTVAFTFGEFTFRRRRWKKGDNWIIPVDDKLGLERNTRYSREFMYQIAKLSTMMSYGKVIQVIEMTYNIVITKPTVVKAVKLCADLLKKQESYQSYQESNEIKEKVDVIYVEGDGVMVKSSDKNLNNRRIDLSHFVVHTGSKKIGSKRFELQNKKEFISPKNRLVREQVIDYLTNTFEISKETIFVTNSDGGHGYTPYVFKEMAKILRVSRHEHFWDEYHLNHSLKSFFNSYPSELLEKAFQAIQRHDKSLLRSVLDTTEALIENQEEIEQFYKFKRRLLQNFQYTKPAELRGLSHSGIGIMESQHRKITYRMKRGGKYWTEKGAEAMSKMILLADKDELRELLLGSWIVDYDQIQEQRGLSGGEVRRLESKKTSQYMPTGKITWKKFKP
- a CDS encoding pLS20_p028 family conjugation system transmembrane protein, with translation MKYSTFSDLIGSFSTHNDLHDKIPITDERSAPLVEFYKYWSNYLEPTPAYLAFLSSLWGSLAKGLYFITASLEHVFNNLFKLFGLFGYLGDQKTVIGQFFYWFQVIGTSLFALILVVSAVTGVFTKPVKYKNVILNFLMVTLVSSALPLALTTISTAISEDVQSVQKVESASGDNSKYFSSLAIQPMKNNVVDLKVLIDKDFSTELFPMDDYGFIKPIQEGSTPLNNITDSPDKRDTSDFASRIDFSATFGATDTVLLDALEAKQKGLKGLFLHQLNATQNGILAVDEHRIVKGLNAFEPVYMRYKVNWIGMFAQYFILIILLTSMAIKLVKSIFDILIEALISPLVGYTSLSNSKKYKELLRTIGGAGAGIFFEVIIMRVTLEIFRDLPVLSVSAVAKLSGGFFEGLNSWEQMIAACVVYVGVFFASMQGVAMIERWLGVSTGHSETAQQLLGAMMMGNAFAAGAGGVFNGGMALGQFGMDMAQKAPDALSKGSQILGNSLARTGGGIQGAWNSVKDQGLMNAAKGGVSNMVDLAEWKTFEAMQNTKGAVGNVLDKLDDKAVSAQNATYNALKNDAVPGIGQPGPIDIPEPPIDPGTTDAPIVDPTSSAEGMESPIQDPNPPAEAPVSESTQPSAQPDPSQQKFQQSMNQMNYMNQQMQQAGQRMQGGRHITGAESEEDDN